One segment of Methanobrevibacter wolinii SH DNA contains the following:
- a CDS encoding FmdE family protein has product MDIKTYDEQLMKVKEYHGEVCGGIAIGTKLAMYGMEIMGMELNQRHKNLMVFVETDRCMADAILIVTHCSMGKRAFKQMYYGRFAATFYNIETGEAYRITDVDANKKETKKETKEELVKRFRETPAEELFNVQKVKIVGLKEAQKPGPLHTHTFCSVCGEKIADDQHLVIGGRPICKACALGSYYEIIDE; this is encoded by the coding sequence ATGGACATAAAAACTTATGACGAACAATTAATGAAAGTTAAAGAATATCATGGTGAAGTATGTGGTGGAATTGCAATAGGTACTAAACTTGCAATGTATGGTATGGAAATTATGGGTATGGAACTTAATCAAAGACATAAAAATTTAATGGTATTTGTTGAAACTGATAGATGTATGGCTGATGCTATTTTAATTGTAACCCATTGTAGTATGGGTAAAAGAGCATTTAAACAGATGTATTATGGAAGATTTGCTGCAACTTTTTATAATATTGAAACTGGAGAAGCATACAGAATTACTGATGTAGATGCTAATAAAAAAGAAACTAAGAAAGAAACTAAAGAAGAATTAGTTAAAAGATTTAGAGAAACCCCTGCTGAAGAATTATTTAATGTTCAAAAAGTAAAAATTGTAGGTCTTAAAGAAGCTCAAAAACCTGGACCATTACATACACATACTTTTTGTTCAGTATGTGGTGAAAAAATAGCTGACGATCAGCATTTAGTTATTGGTGGAAGACCTATTTGTAAAGCTTGTGCTTTAGGTTCTTATTATGAAATAATTGATGAATAA
- the hxlB gene encoding 6-phospho-3-hexuloisomerase produces the protein MEQMKSSIHAILDNIQSAEKYLNDEDIKKFMEIILKSENVFVVGAGRSGLVGKAFAMRLMHLGISAYVVGETITPAINKDDAILAISGSGETNTIVSAAKTSKERGAKVLSFTSYVESSLGKLSDVSIYIQGRTKAESDDKNYLKRQIDGNYTSLTPLGTAFELTSLVFLDGIIAQLMNEMGETESDLKSRHAVIE, from the coding sequence ATGGAACAGATGAAATCTTCAATACATGCAATTTTAGATAATATACAAAGTGCTGAAAAATATTTAAATGATGAAGATATCAAAAAATTTATGGAGATTATTTTAAAATCAGAAAATGTTTTTGTAGTAGGTGCTGGAAGATCAGGACTTGTAGGTAAAGCATTTGCAATGAGATTAATGCATTTAGGTATTAGTGCTTATGTTGTTGGTGAAACAATTACTCCCGCAATTAATAAAGATGATGCAATTCTTGCAATATCTGGTTCTGGAGAAACAAATACTATAGTTTCAGCAGCGAAAACATCTAAAGAAAGAGGAGCTAAAGTATTATCATTTACTTCATATGTAGAATCTTCACTTGGTAAATTATCTGATGTATCTATTTATATCCAAGGAAGAACTAAAGCAGAGTCAGATGATAAAAATTACTTAAAACGTCAAATTGATGGCAATTATACTTCACTTACACCATTAGGTACTGCTTTTGAGTTAACTTCACTTGTTTTCCTTGATGGGATTATTGCTCAATTAATGAATGAAATGGGCGAAACTGAAAGTGATTTAAAAAGTAGACATGCAGTAATTGAATAA
- a CDS encoding DUF126 domain-containing protein, producing MISCRKIAKGKASGELLVSNEPISFLGGVDPETGEIIDINHELKGQIIKDKILFIPGGKGSTVGSYVIFQMKKNNTAPKAIICLKAEPIIATGAIMSNIPMVDSPDNTENLVNGQKVEVNSDEGIIKLL from the coding sequence ATGATAAGTTGTAGAAAAATAGCAAAAGGTAAAGCAAGTGGAGAATTACTTGTAAGTAATGAACCTATTAGTTTTTTAGGTGGAGTAGATCCAGAAACTGGAGAAATCATTGATATTAATCATGAATTAAAAGGTCAAATAATTAAAGATAAAATATTATTTATACCTGGAGGTAAAGGATCTACAGTAGGTTCATATGTTATTTTTCAAATGAAAAAAAATAATACAGCACCTAAAGCTATTATTTGTCTCAAAGCAGAACCAATTATAGCAACAGGCGCTATTATGTCAAATATTCCAATGGTTGATTCACCAGATAATACTGAAAATCTTGTTAATGGACAAAAAGTAGAAGTAAATAGTGATGAAGGCATTATTAAATTATTATAA
- a CDS encoding LysR family transcriptional regulator, which yields MDIKPLLNIEINGKIYNYKLFQSLDVLSKTYSQRKSAKKLGISHSVFNRRILKAEKDLGYKLVNKIGSGSELTNEALNLLDLYHTYNNRLKKSDNIRIAGGHIITGLIESLDLPFNLEVFSTDTDSAFSLAEDDLIDILALDDPLIALSNDLDFTPIAFDYMVLVSNNKNNIRINSIKDLSNLNFVPVKGSAQRLVWDTLKTNNIPFNLEKEVKSQFDAFKLVKNSDNLYTFLNGSYFKGNNVLKNQTIHSLGFVYSHGVNPEVDKFVDYISNNCSDLIKLQGFSSF from the coding sequence ATGGATATAAAACCATTGTTAAATATTGAAATTAATGGAAAGATTTATAATTATAAATTGTTTCAATCATTAGATGTTTTATCTAAGACTTATTCTCAAAGAAAATCTGCTAAAAAATTAGGAATATCTCATTCTGTTTTTAATAGGCGTATTCTTAAAGCTGAAAAAGATTTAGGATATAAATTAGTAAATAAAATAGGTTCTGGAAGTGAACTTACAAATGAGGCTTTAAATCTTTTAGATTTATATCATACTTATAATAATCGTCTTAAAAAATCAGATAATATTCGTATAGCAGGAGGACATATAATCACAGGATTAATTGAATCTCTTGATTTACCTTTTAATCTTGAAGTTTTTAGTACTGATACAGATAGTGCATTTAGTCTTGCAGAAGATGATTTAATTGATATTCTTGCATTAGATGATCCTTTAATTGCATTAAGTAATGACCTTGATTTTACACCAATTGCATTTGATTATATGGTTTTAGTGTCAAATAATAAAAATAATATAAGAATAAATTCTATTAAAGATTTATCTAATTTAAATTTTGTTCCTGTAAAAGGATCTGCTCAGAGATTAGTGTGGGATACATTGAAAACTAATAATATTCCATTTAATTTAGAAAAAGAGGTTAAATCACAATTTGATGCATTTAAATTAGTTAAAAATTCTGATAATCTTTATACATTTTTAAATGGTAGTTATTTTAAAGGAAATAATGTTTTAAAAAATCAAACTATTCATTCACTTGGTTTTGTATATTCTCATGGTGTTAATCCAGAAGTTGATAAATTTGTTGATTATATTTCTAATAATTGCTCTGATTTAATTAAATTACAAGGATTTAGTTCTTTTTAG